From Lolium perenne isolate Kyuss_39 chromosome 5, Kyuss_2.0, whole genome shotgun sequence, a single genomic window includes:
- the LOC127299991 gene encoding uncharacterized protein: MASSAFKSTTRRTLHGAADRPAPPQPHCPRRSRSVTPAPRSDRVLTDFAGTTRTNPLFDRGTGASPPPPPPPPGPAEERGRKESKGRGAGRARSVSVAPPQRRRAAASAETDGGCGGRASRARSAAEPFRSSETDVETRDVSSEMQSWRSHNSVPGSLQATMSGRRHPTAPVEQVLEIPPEFDPDSAEFVSEISDYATEFKRRDVVEIPLEFDPDATELVSDKRHNVTKLPWEGMEIPLEFDPDSPELVSDITEYTSKLKQSHERARKLRADLAVEEQREQELSRVLKGIVTVPSLSETHKRRPKRKSSIERLRVSRHLAEEAMSYFEECVSISTLDSTDFSSLEEPHQNSVGTVPRKTNSRFLLKGGSSPADGHSYYEESDGQTQCSMSMTGSDVSDSVIFSHAKSPSLGPRNSSSDDFDCFDSPRSRSSCFSFTHEPVKAVDSCDVHQYLRSFSGVISKERSNYCADDYAIQKVSETILTDMVAFKNRIEYGGLALCNVRTF, from the exons ATGGCGTCGTCGGCGTTCAAATCCACCACCCGCCGCACCCTCCACGGCGCCGCCGACCGCCCCGCGCCACCGCAGCCCCACTGCCCCCGCCGCTCCCGCAGCGTCACCCCCGCGCCCCGCAGCGACCGGGTCCTCACCGACTTCGCCGGCACCACCCGCACCAACCCGCTCTTCGACCGCGGGACCGGGGCCtcccctccgcctccgcctccgcccccGGGGCCCGCTGAGGAGAGAGGGAGGAAGGAGAGCAAGGGTCGCGGCGCGGGGAGGGCGCGCTCGGTGTCCGTCGCGCCGCCACAGCGTCGGCGCGCTGCCGCCTCGGCTGAGACTGATGGCGGTTGCGGTGGCAGGGCTTcgcgggcccggtcggcggccgaaCCGTTCCGGAGCTCCGAG ACTGATGTCGAGACCAGGGATGTATCCAGCGAAATGCAGTCTTGGAGGAGTCATAATTCAGTTCCAGGTTCACTGCAG GCCACCATGTCAGGAAGGAGACATCCAACTGCCCCAGTGGAACAAGTTCTGGAAATTCCTCCTGAGTTCGATCCAGATTCTGCTGAATTTGTCTCTGAGATTAGTGATTACGCAACAGAATTCAAAAGGAGAGATGTTGTGGAAATTCCTCTGGAGTTTGATCCAGATGCTACGGAGCTAGTTTCAGACAAAAGGCACAATGTGACCAAATTGCCATGGGAGGGAATGGAAATCCCTCTCGAGTTTGATCCAGACTCTCCTGAGCTGGTTTCTGACATCACTGAATACACATCAAAACTGAAACAG TCACATGAACGTGCTCGAAAGCTACGGGCAGATTTGGCTGTTGAAGAGCAGCGTGAACAAGAACTGAGTCGAGTGCTAAAGGGCATAGTGACTGTTCCAAGTTTGTCTGAAACACATAAAAGGCGACCAAAAAGAAAG AGTAGTATAGAGCGACTGAGAGTGTCAAGGCATTTGGCTGAAGAGGCAATGAGTTACTTCGAGGAATGTGTTTCAATTTCAACATTAGATAGCACTGATTTCTCCTCACTTGAGGAACCTCATCAAAATTCAGTTGGCACTGTCCCACGAAAGACCAACAGTAGATTTCTCCTGAAAGGGGGGTCCAGCCCAGCTGATGGACACAGTTATTATGAG GAATCTGATGGCCAAACCCAGTGCTCAATGAGCATGACTGGATCTGATGTATCTGACAGTGTTATCTTTAGTCATGCCAAGTCCCCCAGTTTGGGCCCTAGAAACAGTTCTAGTGATGATTTTGATTGCTTTGACTCACCACGAAGCAGAAGTTCTTGTTTCTCTTTCACTCATGAGCCAGTGAAAGCTGTTGACAGTTGTGATGTTCATCAATATCTAAGGAGTTTTAGCGGAGTAATAAGTAAAGAGAGGTCAAATTATTGTGCTGATGACTATGCTATCCAGAAAGTGAGTGAGACCATACTAACAGACATGGTGGCCTTTAAGAATCGAATAGAATATGGAGGCCTTGCTCTTTGTAATGTCAGAACATTCTGA